A stretch of Halomonas elongata DSM 2581 DNA encodes these proteins:
- the yajC gene encoding preprotein translocase subunit YajC, whose amino-acid sequence MLDFFISPALAQDAGGAPGGGIAQIVMLVGFVLIFYFLLWRPQAKRAKQHKKLISGLSKGDEIVIGGGMLGRITKVSEDSEFLTMEIAEGTEVNVQKNAVATVLPKGTLKSI is encoded by the coding sequence ATGCTGGACTTCTTCATTTCCCCGGCCCTGGCCCAGGACGCCGGCGGCGCACCGGGCGGAGGCATCGCCCAGATCGTGATGCTGGTCGGTTTCGTGCTGATTTTCTACTTCCTGCTGTGGCGCCCTCAGGCCAAGCGGGCCAAGCAGCACAAGAAGCTGATTTCCGGCCTTTCCAAGGGCGATGAGATCGTCATCGGCGGCGGCATGCTGGGCCGTATCACCAAGGTCAGCGAAGACAGCGAATTCCTCACCATGGAAATCGCCGAGGGCACCGAGGTCAACGTGCAGAAGAACGCCGTGGCCACCGTCCTGCCCAAGGGCACGCTCAAGTCCATCTAA
- a CDS encoding RNA methyltransferase produces MLERIRIVLIGTSHPGNIGGTARAMHNMGLEDLALVAPRCEPITADTVSRASGADALVHNARTVDNLEDAVGDCTLVVGASARSRNLPWPMVTPRELGERLPTELASPQGRVALVFGREDSGLTNTEMQRCHAHVHIPTNPDFSSLNLAAAVQVLAYECRLACQAESPEMQEPDAAPLASHEELEHYFAHLERTLIDIGFHDPDMPRQLMARLRRFTLRAHPERMELNILRGILSATQRQVEHRQDE; encoded by the coding sequence ATGCTCGAACGTATTCGCATCGTTCTGATCGGCACCAGCCACCCCGGCAACATCGGCGGCACCGCCCGAGCCATGCACAACATGGGGCTCGAGGACCTGGCGCTGGTCGCGCCGCGCTGCGAACCGATCACGGCGGACACCGTCTCGCGCGCCTCCGGCGCCGACGCCCTGGTCCACAACGCCAGAACGGTCGACAACCTGGAAGACGCAGTCGGCGACTGCACCCTGGTGGTGGGTGCCAGCGCCCGCTCGCGCAACCTCCCCTGGCCGATGGTCACGCCACGCGAACTGGGCGAGCGCTTGCCAACCGAACTGGCCTCTCCTCAGGGGCGGGTCGCCCTGGTCTTCGGGCGCGAGGACAGCGGCCTGACCAACACCGAGATGCAGCGCTGTCATGCCCATGTGCACATTCCCACCAACCCGGACTTCAGCTCCCTGAACCTGGCGGCCGCCGTCCAGGTGCTGGCCTACGAGTGCCGCCTGGCCTGCCAGGCCGAGTCGCCCGAGATGCAAGAGCCGGACGCCGCCCCCCTCGCGTCCCATGAGGAACTCGAGCACTACTTCGCGCACCTGGAGCGCACCCTGATCGACATCGGCTTTCACGACCCGGACATGCCCCGTCAGTTGATGGCCCGACTGCGCCGCTTCACCCTGCGGGCTCACCCGGAGCGCATGGAGCTCAATATCCTGCGCGGCATACTCTCCGCCACTCAACGCCAGGTCGAGCACCGTCAGGACGAATGA
- the cysE gene encoding serine O-acetyltransferase: MFQRLREDINSVFARDPAARNFLEVLTNYPGLHALLLHRLSHWLWQRNLKWLARTLSTLGRWLTGIEIHPGASIGRRFFIDHGMGVVIGETACVGDDVTLYQGVTLGGTSWNHGKRHPTLGDGVIVGAGAKILGPFTVGAGAKVGSNAVITKEVPAGATVVGIPGKVVQRSDPDKEETLQVDPERREAMCRKFGFDAYGVSQDMPDPVARSMQAMLDHMHAVDERIERMCSTLHQIDASFRDGQLPELRDEDFANILEDVDSCCPPPEEDTTTQNAENDEPRREKDAVSDRHGKG, translated from the coding sequence ATGTTTCAACGTCTGCGCGAGGACATCAACAGCGTATTCGCCCGTGACCCGGCGGCACGCAACTTCCTGGAAGTGCTGACCAATTATCCGGGTCTGCATGCGCTGCTGCTCCACCGCCTCAGCCATTGGCTCTGGCAACGCAATCTCAAGTGGCTGGCTCGCACCCTCTCGACCCTGGGGCGCTGGCTGACCGGTATCGAAATCCATCCGGGCGCCAGCATCGGCCGACGCTTCTTCATCGACCACGGCATGGGCGTGGTGATCGGTGAAACCGCCTGTGTCGGCGACGACGTCACTCTCTATCAGGGCGTGACCCTGGGAGGCACCAGCTGGAACCACGGCAAGCGCCACCCGACCCTGGGTGACGGCGTGATCGTCGGTGCCGGCGCCAAGATTCTCGGCCCCTTCACCGTGGGCGCCGGCGCCAAGGTCGGCTCCAACGCCGTGATCACCAAGGAAGTACCGGCCGGCGCCACCGTCGTGGGCATTCCCGGCAAGGTGGTGCAACGCAGTGACCCCGACAAGGAAGAGACCCTGCAGGTCGACCCCGAGCGCCGCGAAGCCATGTGCCGCAAGTTCGGCTTCGACGCCTATGGCGTCAGCCAGGACATGCCCGACCCCGTGGCCCGCTCCATGCAGGCGATGCTCGATCACATGCATGCCGTGGACGAGCGCATCGAACGCATGTGCTCCACGCTGCACCAGATCGACGCCAGCTTCCGCGATGGCCAGCTCCCGGAACTGCGTGACGAGGACTTTGCCAACATTCTCGAGGACGTCGACAGCTGCTGCCCGCCTCCCGAGGAGGATACGACCACCCAGAATGCGGAAAACGACGAGCCGCGCCGCGAGAAAGACGCGGTGAGCGACCGTCACGGCAAAGGTTGA
- a CDS encoding Rrf2 family transcriptional regulator gives MRLTTKGRYAVTAMLDLAMHADEGPICLADIAKRQEISLSYLEQLFARLRRRGLVDSVRGPGGGYLLTLSPEAISVAQVIDAVDESVDATRCGGMSDCQQGDTCLTHHLWNELSEQIHGFLDGVTLGQLARRDEFRAIATRQHRAADNQIPASSP, from the coding sequence ATGCGCCTGACCACCAAGGGACGCTATGCCGTCACCGCCATGCTCGACCTGGCGATGCATGCCGACGAAGGGCCAATCTGCCTCGCCGATATCGCCAAGCGTCAGGAAATCTCGCTTTCCTATCTCGAGCAATTGTTCGCCCGACTGCGTCGCCGCGGCCTGGTGGACAGCGTGCGGGGCCCCGGCGGCGGCTACCTGCTGACCCTGTCGCCGGAAGCCATCTCGGTGGCACAGGTGATCGACGCCGTGGACGAGTCGGTGGATGCCACCCGTTGTGGCGGCATGTCGGACTGCCAGCAGGGCGACACCTGCCTCACCCACCATCTGTGGAACGAGCTGTCCGAACAGATCCACGGTTTTCTCGACGGCGTGACCCTGGGCCAGCTGGCCCGCCGCGACGAGTTCCGGGCCATCGCCACGCGGCAACATCGCGCGGCCGACAACCAGATCCCGGCCTCATCGCCCTGA
- the secF gene encoding protein translocase subunit SecF: MQSLINRQFDFMGKRRYAFIFSVATLLISLVAILVQGLNLGLDFTGGTLVEVRYATAPALSMVRETLEAAGFKDVAVQTFGASTEVLIRLQQAFDADVGNQVVDLLRQGGNNVDLVRAEFVGAQVGDQLRDQSGMGMLVALGVVVLYVAFRFQYKFALGALLALGHDVLIVLGIFALFGFEFDLTVLAAVLAVIGYSLNDTIVVYDRIRENIRKSRIDDMPAIFNEAINQTLSRTLATSGTTLLVVLALMILGGDMIHYFAVALFIGIAVGTFSSIYVSAALLLPLKLQRADLMPAKKEDAEAEEELP; encoded by the coding sequence ATGCAATCCCTCATCAATCGACAATTCGACTTCATGGGCAAGCGCCGCTATGCCTTCATCTTCTCGGTGGCAACGCTGCTGATATCGTTGGTCGCGATACTGGTCCAGGGGCTCAACCTGGGGCTCGATTTCACCGGCGGCACCCTGGTCGAAGTCCGTTACGCCACGGCCCCGGCTCTCAGCATGGTGCGCGAAACCCTCGAGGCCGCCGGCTTCAAGGACGTGGCGGTGCAGACCTTCGGCGCCTCCACCGAGGTGCTGATTCGCCTCCAGCAAGCCTTCGATGCCGATGTCGGCAACCAGGTCGTCGACCTGCTCCGCCAGGGTGGCAACAACGTGGACCTGGTACGTGCCGAGTTCGTCGGCGCCCAGGTCGGCGATCAGCTGCGCGACCAGAGCGGCATGGGCATGCTGGTGGCGCTGGGCGTCGTCGTGCTCTACGTGGCCTTTCGCTTCCAGTACAAGTTCGCCCTCGGCGCCCTGCTGGCCCTGGGCCACGATGTCCTCATCGTGCTGGGCATCTTTGCGCTGTTCGGCTTCGAGTTCGACCTGACGGTACTGGCGGCGGTGCTCGCGGTGATCGGTTATTCGCTCAACGACACCATCGTGGTCTACGACCGCATCCGCGAGAACATCCGCAAGTCACGCATCGACGACATGCCCGCCATCTTCAACGAAGCCATCAACCAGACCCTGTCGCGGACACTCGCGACATCCGGCACCACCCTGCTGGTAGTGCTGGCCCTGATGATTCTTGGCGGCGACATGATCCACTACTTCGCCGTGGCACTGTTCATCGGCATAGCGGTCGGGACCTTCTCGTCCATCTATGTCTCCGCCGCCCTGCTGCTGCCGCTCAAGCTGCAACGCGCGGACCTGATGCCGGCGAAGAAGGAAGACGCGGAAGCCGAAGAAGAACTGCCCTGA
- the tgt gene encoding tRNA guanosine(34) transglycosylase Tgt: MTFERLATDGRARRGRLTFPRGTVETPAFMPVGTYGTVKGMTPQSVKEIGAEIILGNTFHLWLRPGTEVIEGHGDLHDFAQWDKPILTDSGGFQVFSLGEMRKITEQGVHFRSPVDGAKVFMGPEESMAVQRSLGSDIVMIFDECTPYPASFDEAKRSMEMSLRWAQRSRDAHGDSPSALFGIIQGGMYPALREASLKGLDEIGFDGYAIGGLSVGEPKEKMIGVLDYLPEWMPADKPRYLMGVGKPEDLVEGVRRGVDMFDCVMPTRNARNGHLFTAEGTVKIRNARHRHDTGPLEEGCDCYTCQHFSRAYLHHLDRCGEMLGSMLNTIHNLRHYQRLMAGLRGAIEAGTLANFVEGFYAQRGLPVPPAPN, translated from the coding sequence ATGACCTTCGAGCGCCTGGCCACCGACGGCCGGGCGCGCCGCGGCAGGCTGACCTTCCCCCGGGGAACGGTCGAGACGCCCGCCTTCATGCCGGTCGGGACCTACGGCACCGTCAAGGGCATGACGCCCCAGTCGGTGAAGGAGATCGGCGCCGAGATCATTCTCGGCAACACCTTTCACCTGTGGCTGCGCCCGGGAACCGAGGTCATCGAGGGCCACGGCGACCTGCACGACTTCGCCCAGTGGGACAAGCCGATTCTCACCGACTCCGGTGGCTTCCAGGTCTTCTCGCTCGGCGAGATGCGCAAGATCACCGAGCAAGGCGTGCACTTCCGTTCCCCGGTGGATGGCGCCAAGGTCTTCATGGGCCCCGAGGAATCCATGGCGGTACAGCGTTCGCTGGGCTCCGACATCGTGATGATCTTCGATGAGTGCACGCCCTACCCGGCAAGCTTCGACGAGGCCAAGCGCTCCATGGAAATGTCGTTGCGCTGGGCACAACGCTCGCGCGATGCGCACGGCGACTCGCCCTCGGCGCTGTTCGGCATCATTCAGGGCGGCATGTATCCGGCGCTGCGCGAAGCATCCCTGAAAGGGCTCGACGAGATCGGTTTCGATGGCTATGCCATCGGCGGCCTGTCGGTGGGTGAGCCCAAGGAAAAGATGATCGGAGTGCTGGACTATCTGCCCGAATGGATGCCGGCCGACAAGCCCCGCTACCTGATGGGCGTGGGCAAGCCGGAAGACCTGGTGGAGGGCGTGCGCCGGGGTGTCGACATGTTCGACTGCGTGATGCCGACCCGCAACGCCCGCAACGGCCACCTCTTCACGGCCGAAGGGACCGTCAAGATCCGCAACGCCAGGCACCGCCACGACACCGGGCCGCTGGAGGAAGGATGCGACTGCTACACCTGCCAGCACTTCTCGCGCGCCTATCTGCATCACCTGGATCGCTGCGGTGAAATGCTCGGCTCGATGCTCAATACCATCCACAACCTGCGCCACTATCAGCGCCTGATGGCTGGTTTGCGCGGTGCCATCGAAGCGGGTACATTGGCCAACTTCGTGGAAGGGTTCTACGCGCAGCGCGGTCTGCCGGTACCTCCCGCACCGAATTGA
- a CDS encoding LysE family translocator, whose translation MPLSLWLSLAAICAMGAMSPGPSLALVLRHTLGGGRTPGVAAALSHALGVGFYALLTVWGLGALIVRFPALFQVITWAGAAYLAWLGIKALRAGRAGALNADAMATSGMQAAREGMLVALANPKLILFFVALLSQFVTPDMSLAARAIIVFTAMIIDGGWYVLVAVGLSHSRVLPWLQARAHWINRATGVLLLALALRVALGPIGG comes from the coding sequence ATGCCACTTTCCCTCTGGCTGTCGTTGGCGGCTATCTGCGCCATGGGGGCCATGTCGCCCGGGCCGAGTCTGGCACTGGTACTGCGCCATACTCTGGGAGGCGGTCGCACGCCGGGCGTGGCGGCGGCCTTGTCCCATGCCCTGGGAGTGGGGTTTTATGCGCTGCTGACTGTCTGGGGACTCGGGGCGCTGATCGTGCGATTCCCGGCGCTGTTCCAGGTGATCACCTGGGCTGGGGCGGCCTATCTGGCCTGGCTGGGCATCAAGGCTCTGCGTGCCGGGCGAGCGGGAGCGCTCAACGCTGATGCCATGGCCACCTCCGGCATGCAGGCGGCACGTGAAGGGATGCTGGTGGCGCTCGCCAATCCCAAGCTCATCCTGTTCTTCGTCGCCCTGCTCAGCCAGTTCGTGACGCCGGACATGAGTCTGGCGGCACGTGCGATCATCGTGTTCACGGCCATGATCATCGACGGCGGCTGGTATGTGCTGGTCGCCGTCGGGTTATCCCACTCCCGGGTGTTGCCCTGGCTGCAGGCTCGAGCCCACTGGATCAACCGGGCAACTGGCGTGCTGCTGTTGGCGCTGGCGTTGCGGGTTGCCCTTGGGCCTATTGGCGGCTGA
- a CDS encoding inositol monophosphatase family protein, whose amino-acid sequence MHPMVQFALRAARSAGEQFLRIRERIENAHEEHSLDKLLEDTARNAETLIQRQLARGYPQHGVVGRYTSHREGEGEGRDMLWRIEPVHGYSNLTVAAPDFALSVVCMVKGRPEHAVVICPFSDDEYLASRGRGAQLNGKRIRVPKHYTIDGARIAMGLPESALRSRLLPDHLTLTQQLAPRVELMRASGSGLLDMAELASGRVDAAFVLGLEDQDLHVGSLLLKESGALMGTPDGQPSVSASQPLMAAGPRMYKALVKQLKPHF is encoded by the coding sequence ATGCATCCGATGGTCCAATTTGCACTGCGCGCCGCGCGCAGTGCCGGCGAGCAATTCCTGCGCATTCGCGAGCGCATCGAAAATGCTCATGAAGAACACAGCCTCGACAAGCTGCTCGAGGATACTGCCCGTAATGCCGAGACGCTGATCCAGCGTCAACTGGCGCGGGGTTATCCGCAACATGGCGTTGTCGGCCGCTATACGTCGCATCGCGAAGGCGAGGGCGAAGGCCGTGACATGCTGTGGCGCATCGAACCCGTCCATGGATACTCCAACCTCACCGTTGCCGCGCCCGACTTCGCGCTGTCGGTGGTCTGCATGGTCAAGGGCCGTCCGGAGCACGCGGTGGTGATCTGCCCCTTCAGCGATGACGAATACCTGGCGAGCCGTGGGCGCGGTGCCCAGCTCAATGGCAAGCGTATTCGTGTGCCCAAGCATTACACGATCGACGGCGCGCGCATCGCCATGGGCCTGCCCGAGAGCGCGCTGCGCTCCCGGCTGCTGCCTGACCATCTGACCCTGACCCAGCAACTGGCGCCGCGAGTCGAGTTGATGCGGGCCTCCGGCAGTGGCTTGCTGGATATGGCCGAGCTGGCGTCGGGCCGTGTCGATGCGGCTTTCGTCCTCGGGCTCGAGGATCAGGACCTGCATGTCGGCTCACTGCTGCTCAAGGAGTCCGGTGCCCTGATGGGAACGCCGGACGGCCAGCCGTCGGTGTCGGCCAGTCAGCCGCTGATGGCTGCCGGGCCGCGCATGTACAAGGCACTGGTGAAGCAGCTCAAGCCCCATTTCTGA
- the rnk gene encoding nucleoside diphosphate kinase regulator, whose amino-acid sequence MVARPPLIINRLDAERLQRLIDAAGEDAVALSLEEELERGEVLEPEQIPADVISMNSRVRFTDLTREREIVKTLVYPHALDATEDGVSVMAPVGAALLGLHVGDVIEEWPLPGGKQTSLRVDAILWQPEREGQFHR is encoded by the coding sequence ATGGTGGCGCGTCCCCCCTTGATCATCAATCGGCTCGATGCCGAGCGACTGCAGCGACTCATTGATGCGGCCGGCGAGGATGCCGTGGCGCTTTCCCTGGAGGAGGAACTGGAGCGTGGCGAGGTGCTCGAGCCGGAGCAGATCCCGGCGGATGTGATCAGCATGAACAGCCGGGTGCGCTTTACCGACCTGACGCGCGAGCGTGAGATCGTCAAGACTCTGGTCTATCCTCATGCGCTGGATGCTACCGAAGATGGCGTTTCGGTCATGGCGCCGGTCGGGGCGGCCCTTCTCGGCCTGCATGTCGGTGATGTCATAGAAGAGTGGCCGCTGCCCGGCGGGAAACAGACGTCACTGCGCGTCGATGCCATTCTCTGGCAGCCGGAGCGGGAAGGGCAGTTTCACCGCTAG
- a CDS encoding YgjV family protein, whose protein sequence is MEDWTLRWMLGQAVSLVALALCVVAFANKRDDRLFVILVFANVAFAAQFALFQSWVASGISALIVLRIALARRYPRHTGIMLAMLVATLAIAALTWSGPRDIPALAAGLLGTYGMFMLRGIAMRVLLASAAFCWIISNLLAGSIGGSIAETLIFITNVITMLRLRRDALLHGAP, encoded by the coding sequence ATGGAAGACTGGACGCTCAGATGGATGCTGGGACAGGCGGTCAGCCTTGTCGCCCTGGCGCTTTGCGTCGTCGCCTTTGCCAACAAGCGCGACGACCGGCTGTTCGTGATTCTGGTATTTGCCAATGTCGCCTTCGCCGCCCAGTTCGCACTCTTCCAGAGCTGGGTGGCGTCCGGCATCTCCGCGCTGATCGTGCTGCGTATCGCCCTGGCACGCCGCTATCCGCGCCATACCGGCATCATGCTCGCGATGCTGGTCGCCACCCTCGCGATCGCCGCCCTGACCTGGAGCGGACCACGGGATATTCCGGCCCTGGCGGCGGGGCTACTGGGCACCTATGGCATGTTCATGTTGCGTGGCATCGCCATGCGTGTCCTGCTGGCCAGTGCCGCCTTCTGCTGGATCATCAGCAACCTGCTGGCGGGCTCCATCGGCGGCAGCATCGCCGAGACCCTGATCTTCATCACCAATGTGATCACCATGCTGCGCCTCAGGCGTGATGCTCTGCTGCATGGCGCCCCGTGA
- the queA gene encoding tRNA preQ1(34) S-adenosylmethionine ribosyltransferase-isomerase QueA: MQRADFHYELPEALIARYPSEQRSDCRLLCVDGASGALDHRRFPELIDKLEPGDLLVFNDTRVIPARLHGHKASGGRVEMLLERPLDAHRGLAHLRSSKSPKIGTELTFEGGIQAVVEGRREALFELRFLGETPLIALLERHGHMPLPPYITRDDELSDRERYQTVYARRDGAVAAPTAGLHFDEPLLERLAAKGVESAFVTLHVGAGTFQPVRVDDIREHEMHSEWIEVSASVCEQVRAARARGNRVVAVGTTSVRCLESASLKSPDGDIAPYSGETDIFIYPGYEWRVVDALVTNFHLPESTLLMLVSSFAGYDTVMAAYREAVQEGYAFFSYGDAMFLTRHNSSSTRHADVETPDA; encoded by the coding sequence ATGCAGCGCGCCGATTTCCATTACGAGCTTCCCGAGGCGCTGATCGCCCGCTACCCCTCCGAGCAGCGCAGCGACTGTCGTCTGCTGTGCGTCGATGGTGCCAGTGGCGCCCTCGACCACCGCCGCTTCCCCGAACTCATCGACAAGCTCGAGCCGGGCGATCTTCTGGTGTTCAACGACACCCGCGTGATTCCGGCACGACTGCACGGACACAAGGCCAGCGGCGGTCGCGTGGAGATGTTGCTGGAGCGTCCGCTGGATGCGCACCGCGGCCTGGCCCACCTGCGTTCCAGCAAATCCCCGAAGATCGGCACCGAGTTGACCTTCGAGGGTGGTATCCAGGCCGTGGTCGAGGGGCGCCGCGAGGCGCTGTTCGAACTGCGCTTTCTCGGCGAGACGCCACTGATCGCACTGCTGGAGCGCCACGGCCACATGCCGTTGCCGCCCTATATCACCCGCGATGATGAACTCTCCGACCGGGAGCGCTATCAGACGGTCTATGCCAGGCGCGATGGCGCCGTGGCCGCCCCCACCGCCGGCCTGCACTTCGATGAGCCGCTGCTGGAACGCCTCGCCGCCAAGGGCGTGGAAAGCGCCTTCGTCACCCTGCACGTGGGTGCCGGCACCTTCCAGCCGGTACGCGTCGACGACATCCGCGAACACGAGATGCACAGCGAGTGGATCGAGGTTTCGGCGTCGGTATGCGAGCAGGTTCGTGCCGCGCGGGCCCGGGGCAATCGTGTCGTCGCCGTGGGCACCACCAGCGTGCGTTGTCTCGAGTCGGCCAGCCTGAAAAGCCCCGATGGCGACATCGCGCCCTATAGCGGCGAGACCGATATCTTCATTTATCCGGGCTATGAATGGCGCGTGGTCGACGCCCTGGTCACCAACTTCCACCTGCCGGAGTCGACCCTGTTGATGCTGGTGTCCTCATTCGCCGGTTACGATACGGTCATGGCGGCGTATCGGGAGGCGGTCCAGGAAGGCTATGCCTTCTTCAGCTATGGCGATGCCATGTTCTTGACCCGTCACAATTCTTCATCCACTAGACACGCTGATGTCGAGACTCCCGATGCGTAA
- the secD gene encoding protein translocase subunit SecD yields MLNRYPLWKYLLILLVLVVGLIYALPNLFPEDPAVQISSDRGEFTLDERRLDRLEDSLDEAGIATQAIERQPQSVLIRLRHADDQIRARDLLGDSLGEDYVVALNQAESTPAWLESLAASPMTLGLDLRGGVHFLLEVDMEAAITQRLESDASAMRNLLRDERLRYRNTELGERSISMDFMNAEDRDQARQLIAPEYPDFDYSNVEKTRGAGLEMTLTDTAVNEIQDYAVNQNLTTLRNRVNELGVSEPLVQRQGPNRIVVELPGVQDTAAAKRIIGATANLEFRLEARPDTPESETETFPFRDNEARTATLMRDVIITGDRVSNANRSFDENGRPQVNISLDGTGGTLMNRATRTNIGRNMAVLFIEHNSRERTVMKDGEPTTVRTQDTERGIISLATIQSALGNSFRITGLESPTEAADLALLLRSGSLAAPMYFAQERTIGPSLGAKNVERGILSVQVGLLLVVLFMLVRYRVFGVFANLALGFNLTLLVAVMSMLGATLTLPGIAGIVLTLGMAVDANVLIFERIREELRNGLSVQQAIHAGYERAFSSIVDANITTLLVALILFSIGTGPVKGFAVTLSLGILTSLFTALMVTRAMVNLCYGGKPVKKLWI; encoded by the coding sequence ATGCTCAACCGTTACCCCCTGTGGAAGTATCTGCTGATACTCCTCGTCCTCGTCGTCGGCCTGATCTACGCTCTTCCCAACCTCTTCCCCGAGGATCCGGCGGTACAGATCAGCAGTGACCGCGGCGAATTCACCCTCGACGAACGACGGCTCGACCGCCTCGAGGATTCCCTCGATGAAGCGGGCATCGCCACGCAAGCCATCGAGCGCCAGCCCCAGAGCGTCCTGATCCGGCTTCGCCACGCCGACGACCAGATCAGAGCACGTGATCTGCTCGGCGACTCGCTCGGCGAAGACTATGTCGTGGCGCTGAACCAGGCCGAATCCACGCCCGCCTGGCTGGAATCACTGGCCGCCTCGCCCATGACGCTGGGCCTCGACCTGCGCGGCGGCGTGCACTTCCTGCTCGAAGTCGACATGGAAGCCGCCATCACCCAGCGCCTGGAATCGGATGCCAGCGCCATGCGCAACCTCCTGCGCGACGAGCGACTGCGCTATCGCAACACCGAGCTCGGCGAGCGCTCGATCAGCATGGACTTCATGAACGCCGAGGATCGTGACCAGGCTCGGCAACTGATCGCCCCCGAATATCCCGATTTCGACTACAGCAACGTCGAGAAGACGCGTGGCGCCGGCCTGGAGATGACCCTGACCGACACCGCCGTCAACGAGATTCAGGACTATGCGGTCAACCAGAACCTGACCACGCTGCGCAACCGCGTCAACGAGCTGGGCGTGTCCGAGCCGCTGGTGCAACGTCAGGGACCGAATCGCATCGTCGTCGAGCTGCCCGGCGTTCAGGACACCGCCGCCGCCAAGCGCATCATCGGCGCCACGGCCAACCTGGAGTTCCGCCTCGAGGCACGCCCCGACACGCCGGAGTCCGAAACCGAGACCTTCCCGTTCCGCGACAATGAAGCCCGCACCGCGACCCTGATGCGCGACGTGATCATCACCGGCGACCGGGTTTCGAATGCCAATCGCAGCTTCGATGAAAACGGCCGCCCTCAGGTCAACATCAGCCTCGACGGTACCGGCGGCACTCTGATGAACCGTGCCACCCGCACCAACATCGGGCGCAACATGGCGGTGCTGTTCATCGAGCACAATTCCCGCGAGCGCACGGTGATGAAGGACGGCGAGCCCACCACCGTACGTACGCAGGACACCGAACGCGGCATCATCAGCCTGGCCACCATCCAGAGCGCGCTGGGCAACAGCTTCCGCATCACCGGCCTGGAGTCGCCCACCGAGGCGGCCGATCTGGCACTGCTGCTGCGCTCCGGCTCCTTGGCCGCACCGATGTACTTCGCACAGGAACGCACCATCGGGCCAAGCCTCGGCGCCAAGAACGTCGAGCGCGGCATTCTGTCCGTTCAGGTCGGCCTGCTGCTGGTGGTGCTGTTCATGCTGGTGCGCTACCGAGTGTTCGGGGTGTTCGCCAATCTCGCCCTCGGGTTCAACCTGACCCTGCTCGTCGCGGTCATGTCGATGCTCGGCGCCACCCTGACCCTGCCGGGCATCGCCGGTATCGTACTGACGCTGGGGATGGCGGTGGATGCCAATGTGCTGATCTTCGAGCGCATCCGCGAGGAACTGCGTAACGGGCTCTCGGTCCAGCAAGCCATTCACGCCGGTTACGAGCGCGCCTTCTCGTCGATCGTCGACGCCAACATCACCACCCTGCTGGTGGCGTTGATCCTGTTCTCGATCGGCACCGGGCCGGTCAAGGGCTTCGCCGTGACGCTGTCACTGGGCATTTTGACCTCGCTGTTCACCGCACTGATGGTGACCCGCGCCATGGTCAATCTGTGCTACGGCGGCAAGCCGGTCAAGAAGCTCTGGATATAA